From a region of the Takifugu flavidus isolate HTHZ2018 chromosome 18, ASM371156v2, whole genome shotgun sequence genome:
- the znf385c gene encoding zinc finger protein 385C isoform X4 — MLIGTSAQGSPLLASLPLPGRPLQPQLDLKHLMPFKLNGSSPLSLFPNFNTMDPVQKAVINHTFGVPQPLKKKQIISCNICHLRFNSTNQAEAHYKGHKHARKLKAIEAQKNRQRRAAEASSTVKERDRDRERHRDHNKNSASEAAPPALMDTSLEEGSSPQSDQGPASQDVKHEDAPKNAVVLRLVSEVSTVELVALSSPQISPSSQLSDAGSDTSTADVLEAADATAPTTEGGQTEATSTNGEQRTDEDKDPKQSKAHLHCPVCKVTVNSISQMEAHNSGTKHKLILEGHNVLPRRRGKVAVARVGKSKRLSSKGSVGVPSKTLQCEVCEIVVNSETQLSQHMNSRRHKDRLAGKPPKPKFTPHTKSQPSSSLVNMRWTSCSGVASSQYNLISLCQQTKLALQKQLTKTLTTGFLPSPLTQPTLCTVATNPLALRHPVGTTAFIQTPFLGPALFRPAPGPLRATHTPIIFSPY, encoded by the exons GTACATCCGCCCAGGGCAGCCCGCTCCtggcctccctccctctcccggGGCGGCCTCTGCAGCCTCAGCTCGACCTCAAACACCTCATGCCCTTCAAGCTCAATGGATCCTCTCCCCTCAGCCTTTTCCCCAACTTTAACACA ATGGATCCCGTCCAGAAGGCGGTGATCAACCACACGTTCGGTGTCCCTCAGCCCCTCAAGAAGAAACAGATCATCTCCTGCAACATTTGCCACCTCCGATTTAACTCAACG AACCAAGCAGAGGCGCATTACAAGGGCCACAAGCACGCCAGGAAGCTCAAAGCCATAGAAGCCCAGAAGAACAGGCAGCGACGAGCCGCCGAGGCCTCGTCCACGGTGAAAGAGAGAGACCGAGACAGAGAGCGTCATCGGGACCATAACAAGAACTCTGCGTCCGAGGCAGCGCCGCCCGCTCTCATGGATACAAGCTTAGAGGAAGGATCCA GTCCTCAGTCAGATCAGGGACCAGCCAGCCAGGACGTGAAGCACGAGGACGCTCCCAAGAACGCGGTTGTGTTACGGCTTGTGTCTGAAGTGTCCACGGTGGAGCTGGTCGCCCTTTCCTCGCCTCAGATTTCACCATCCTCGCAGCTGTCGGACGCCGGCTCGGACACCAGCACGGCCGACGTTTTAGAGGCCGCTGATGCCACGGCGCCAACCACTGAGGGCGGCCAAACGGAGGCGACGAGCACGAATGGAGAACAACGCACTGATGAGGACAAGGACCCTAAACAGAGCAAAGCTCACCTCCACTGTCCAGTCTGTAAAGTCACAGTCAACTCCATCTCCCAGATGGAAGCACACAACAGCG GCACAAAGCACAAACTGATCCTGGAGGGTCACAACGTTCTGCCCCGACGCAGAGGAAAAGTGGCAGTGGCTCGTGTCGGCAAGAGCAAGAGGCTGAGCAGCAAAGGCAGCGTCGGGGTGCCCAGCAAGACACTTCAGTGTGAAGTCTGCGAGATCGTCGTGAACTCGGAGACACAGCTCAGCCAG CACATGAATAGCAGGAGGCACAAGGATCGGCTGGCCGGAAAACCGCCTAAACCAAAATTTACGCCACACACTAAAAGCCAGCCGAGCTCCAGCTTAGTG AACATGAGATGGACTAGCTGTTCAGGTGTGGCGTCCAGCCAGTACAATCTCATCTCCCTGTGCCAGCAG ACCAAACTGGCCttgcagaagcagctgaccaaGACTTTGACGACTGGCTTCCTGCCCAGTCCCCTCACCCAGCCAACTCTGTGCACGGTGGCCACCAACCCACTGGCTTTGCGCCACCCAGTGGGCACCACCGCCTTCATCCAGACCCCCTTCCTGGGCCCAGCACTGTTCCGGCCTGCTCCGGGGCCACTGCGggccacacacacccccatcATCTTCTCCCCTTACTGA
- the nkiras2 gene encoding NF-kappa-B inhibitor-interacting Ras-like protein 2, with product MGKSCKVVVCGQWAVGKTAVLEQLLYANHVAGSESMETLEDIYIGSIETDRGTREQVRFYDTRGLRDGMEFPRHYYTFADGFVLVYSIDSKESFKRMEALKKDIDRHRDKKEVTIVVLGNKLDKQNERRVDANMAQNWAKNEKVRLWEVSVVDRRTLIEPFVYLASKMTQPQSKSTFPLSRNKNKGSGSTDS from the exons ATGGGCAAAAGCTGCAAAGTGGTTGTGTGCGGCCAGTGGGCAGTTGGTAAAACTGCTGTGTTGGAACAACTTTTGTATGCAAATCATGTTGCAG GGTCAGAGTCCATGGAGACCCTGGAGGATATCTATATTGGCTCTATAGAGACAGATCGTGGTACAAGAGAGCAGGTACGCTTTTATGACACCCGGGGTCTTCGTGATGGAATGGAATTTCCTCGACATTACTACACATTTGCAGATGGCTTTGTCCTCGTCTATAGCATCGATAGTAAAGAGTCTTTTAAGCGGATGGAAGCTCTCAAGAAGGACATTGACCGTCACAGAGACAAGAAAGAG GTGACCATTGTTGTGTTGGGTAACAAGCTAGACAAGCAGAATGAGCGGAGGGTTGACGCTAACATGGCGCAGAACTGGGCCAAGAATGAGAAAGTGCGTCTGTGGGAGGTGTCGGTGGTGGACCGGCGCACACTGATTGAACCCTTTGTCTACCTGGCAAGCAAAATGACCCAGCCCCAGAGCAAGTCGACGTTTCCGCTCAGTCGCAATAAGAATAAGGGCAGCGGGTCAACAGACAGCTGA
- the dnajc7 gene encoding dnaJ homolog subfamily C member 7 isoform X1, which yields MAADSDMDHDMELLSDEELEREAESFKEQGNAFYVKKDYSEAFNYYTKAIDMSPKNASYYGNRAATLMMLCRYREALEDCQQAVRLDNSFMKGHLREGKCHLSLGNAMAASRCFQRVLELEPDSSQAQQELKNSESILEYERMAEIGFEKRDFRMVVFCMDRALEYAPSCHKFKILKAECLALLGRYPEAQSVASDILRMDSTNADALYVRGLCLYYEDCIDKAVQFFVQALRMAPDHEKARLACRNAKALKAKKEEGNKVFKEGNFEAAYDLYSEALTIDPNNIKTNAKLYCNRATVGSKLNKLEQAIEDCTKAVKLDETYIKAYLRRAQCYMDTEQYEEAVRDYEHVYQTEKTKEHKHLLKNAQLELKKSKRKDYYKVLGVDRNATEEEIKKAYRKRALLHHPDRHSSASSEVQKEEEKKFKEVGEAFSVLSDAKKRSRYDSGQDLEDEGMNMGDFDANNIFKAFFGGPGGFSFEASGPGNFFFQFG from the exons ATGGCGGCCGACAGTGATATGGATCATGACATGGAACTGCTAAGTGACGAAGAATTAGAGAG GGAGGCGGAGAGCTTCAAGGAGCAAGGCAATGCTTTTTATGTGAAGAAGGATTATTCAGAAGCATTCAATTACTACACCAAGGCCATCG ACATGTCTCCGAAGAATGCAAGTTATTATGGAAACCGAGCAGCCACGTTAATGATGTTGTGTCGGTACAGAGAAGCTTTAGAGGATTGTCAGCAAGCTGTGCGACTAGATAACTCCTTCATGAAG GGGCATCTACGAGAGGGAAAATGTCACCTGTCCCTCGGCAACGCTATGGCTGCCAGCCGTTGTTTCCAGAGGGTTCTGGAACTAGAGCCAGACAGCAGCCAagcccagcaggag CTGAAAAATTCCGAATCCATCCTTGAGTATGAGAGAATGGCAGAGATTGGATTTGAGAAGAGAGACTTCCGAATG GTTGTTTTCTGCATGGACCGGGCCTTGGAGTACGCACCGAGCTGCCACAAGTTCAAGATACTGAAGGCAGAATGTTTGGCCCTTCTGGGACGCTACCCTGAGGCTCAGTCTGTAGCCAG TGATATTCTGCGAATGGACTCAACTAATGCAGATGCCCTGTATGTTCGTGGTCTATGTCTGTATTATGAGGACTGCATTGACAAGGCCGTCCAGTTCTTTGTCCAAGCCCTGCGCATGGCTCCTGACCACGAAAAGGCTCGACTGGCATGCAGA AATGCCAAGGCACTGAAAgccaagaaggaggaggggaacaaGGTGTTCAAAGAGGGAAACTTTGAGGCAGCGTATGACCTGTACTCCGAGGCACTAACAATAGACCCAAACAACATCAAGACAAACGCCAAACTCTATTGTAACAGGGCGACGGTTGGATCAAAG cTTAACAAATTGGAGCAGGCCATTGAAGACTGCACAAAGGCCGTTAAACTGGATGAGACCTACATCAAGGCCTATTTACGGAGAGCACAGTG CTACATGGACACTGAACAGTACGAGGAGGCCGTGCGAGACTATGAGCATGTTTACCAGACAGAGAAGACAAAAG AACACAAACACCTCCTGAAGAACGCCCAGCTGGAGTTGAAGAAAAGCAAGAGGAAAGATTACTACAAAGTTCTCGGAGTGGACAGGAACGCCACAGAAGAGGAGATCAAGAAAGCGTATCGCAAACGGGCGCTTTTACACCATCCAG ACCGCCACAGTAGTGCGAGTTCTGAGGTtcagaaggaagaggagaagaagttCAAGGAGGTCGGGGAGGCTTTCAGCGTGCTGTCAGACGCAAAGAAGAGGTCTCGATATGACAGCGGTCAGGATCTTGAGGACGAGGGCATGAACATGGGAG
- the dnajc7 gene encoding dnaJ homolog subfamily C member 7 isoform X2, with product MSPKNASYYGNRAATLMMLCRYREALEDCQQAVRLDNSFMKGHLREGKCHLSLGNAMAASRCFQRVLELEPDSSQAQQELKNSESILEYERMAEIGFEKRDFRMVVFCMDRALEYAPSCHKFKILKAECLALLGRYPEAQSVASDILRMDSTNADALYVRGLCLYYEDCIDKAVQFFVQALRMAPDHEKARLACRNAKALKAKKEEGNKVFKEGNFEAAYDLYSEALTIDPNNIKTNAKLYCNRATVGSKLNKLEQAIEDCTKAVKLDETYIKAYLRRAQCYMDTEQYEEAVRDYEHVYQTEKTKEHKHLLKNAQLELKKSKRKDYYKVLGVDRNATEEEIKKAYRKRALLHHPDRHSSASSEVQKEEEKKFKEVGEAFSVLSDAKKRSRYDSGQDLEDEGMNMGDFDANNIFKAFFGGPGGFSFEASGPGNFFFQFG from the exons ATGTCTCCGAAGAATGCAAGTTATTATGGAAACCGAGCAGCCACGTTAATGATGTTGTGTCGGTACAGAGAAGCTTTAGAGGATTGTCAGCAAGCTGTGCGACTAGATAACTCCTTCATGAAG GGGCATCTACGAGAGGGAAAATGTCACCTGTCCCTCGGCAACGCTATGGCTGCCAGCCGTTGTTTCCAGAGGGTTCTGGAACTAGAGCCAGACAGCAGCCAagcccagcaggag CTGAAAAATTCCGAATCCATCCTTGAGTATGAGAGAATGGCAGAGATTGGATTTGAGAAGAGAGACTTCCGAATG GTTGTTTTCTGCATGGACCGGGCCTTGGAGTACGCACCGAGCTGCCACAAGTTCAAGATACTGAAGGCAGAATGTTTGGCCCTTCTGGGACGCTACCCTGAGGCTCAGTCTGTAGCCAG TGATATTCTGCGAATGGACTCAACTAATGCAGATGCCCTGTATGTTCGTGGTCTATGTCTGTATTATGAGGACTGCATTGACAAGGCCGTCCAGTTCTTTGTCCAAGCCCTGCGCATGGCTCCTGACCACGAAAAGGCTCGACTGGCATGCAGA AATGCCAAGGCACTGAAAgccaagaaggaggaggggaacaaGGTGTTCAAAGAGGGAAACTTTGAGGCAGCGTATGACCTGTACTCCGAGGCACTAACAATAGACCCAAACAACATCAAGACAAACGCCAAACTCTATTGTAACAGGGCGACGGTTGGATCAAAG cTTAACAAATTGGAGCAGGCCATTGAAGACTGCACAAAGGCCGTTAAACTGGATGAGACCTACATCAAGGCCTATTTACGGAGAGCACAGTG CTACATGGACACTGAACAGTACGAGGAGGCCGTGCGAGACTATGAGCATGTTTACCAGACAGAGAAGACAAAAG AACACAAACACCTCCTGAAGAACGCCCAGCTGGAGTTGAAGAAAAGCAAGAGGAAAGATTACTACAAAGTTCTCGGAGTGGACAGGAACGCCACAGAAGAGGAGATCAAGAAAGCGTATCGCAAACGGGCGCTTTTACACCATCCAG ACCGCCACAGTAGTGCGAGTTCTGAGGTtcagaaggaagaggagaagaagttCAAGGAGGTCGGGGAGGCTTTCAGCGTGCTGTCAGACGCAAAGAAGAGGTCTCGATATGACAGCGGTCAGGATCTTGAGGACGAGGGCATGAACATGGGAG